Proteins found in one Sphingobium sp. V4 genomic segment:
- a CDS encoding LacI family DNA-binding transcriptional regulator, producing MKSPKNPKRKPPTIREVAARAGVSVMTASRAINGKALVSAKAQLAVEQAVAELGYVPNATARALAGSADRRVALLHSNSTTSAYLGELLLGALGEAPQRHLHLVVEQCAPGAFAAEIVDQVAKAHVAGVILPPPLCDWADLVELLQARDIAVVGIAPDREGAGMLSVGTDDRHAAYDLTRHLVDLGHRRIGFIQGNPRHRASARRLQGFRDCLADCGIAVDERWIVPGDFSYRSGLDAAEQLLTLDTPPSAIFACNDDMAAAAITVAHQRRINVPADVTICGFDDTPLAGAIWPALTTIRQPIRDMAREAIGLLGAHFRSQDEGSDDDALGRVKLDYQLIRRQSDAVPARH from the coding sequence ATGAAAAGCCCGAAGAACCCGAAGAGGAAGCCTCCCACCATCCGCGAAGTCGCTGCCCGCGCCGGGGTGTCGGTGATGACCGCGTCCCGCGCGATCAACGGAAAGGCGCTGGTCAGCGCCAAGGCGCAACTGGCGGTGGAGCAGGCGGTGGCCGAACTGGGCTATGTCCCCAACGCGACGGCGCGCGCGCTTGCCGGCAGCGCCGACCGCCGCGTCGCATTGCTGCACAGCAACAGCACCACCTCCGCCTATCTGGGCGAACTGCTGCTGGGCGCTCTGGGCGAAGCGCCGCAACGCCACCTGCATCTGGTGGTCGAACAATGCGCGCCGGGCGCCTTCGCCGCCGAAATCGTCGATCAGGTCGCCAAGGCCCATGTCGCGGGCGTGATCCTGCCGCCGCCGCTATGCGACTGGGCCGATCTGGTGGAACTGCTCCAGGCGCGCGACATCGCCGTGGTCGGGATCGCGCCGGACCGGGAGGGGGCCGGGATGCTGTCGGTCGGGACGGACGACCGCCACGCAGCCTATGACCTGACCCGCCACCTCGTCGATCTCGGCCATCGCCGGATCGGCTTCATCCAGGGCAATCCCCGTCACCGCGCCAGTGCCCGGCGGTTGCAGGGCTTTCGTGACTGCCTGGCCGATTGCGGGATCGCCGTCGACGAACGCTGGATCGTACCGGGGGACTTTTCCTACCGATCCGGGCTCGACGCGGCGGAGCAGTTGCTCACTCTCGATACGCCGCCCAGCGCCATCTTCGCCTGCAATGACGACATGGCGGCCGCTGCGATCACCGTCGCGCACCAGCGCCGCATCAACGTGCCGGCGGACGTCACCATCTGCGGCTTCGACGATACGCCGCTGGCCGGCGCGATCTGGCCGGCGCTGACCACCATCCGCCAGCCGATCCGCGACATGGCGCGCGAGGCGATCGGGCTGCTCGGCGCCCATTTCCGCAGCCAGGACGAAGGATCGGACGACGATGCACTCGGCCGGGTGAAGCTCGACTATCAGCTCATCCGCCGTCAGTCGGACGCTGTCCCGGCGCGACATTGA
- a CDS encoding glycoside hydrolase family 43 has product MITPLLLLAAAASGPVAPKPLFRDPVHDGAADASTVRDAQTGEWVMFYTNRRADLPQDDASDVRWVHGTAIGVARSKDGAAWRYTGTADIPGSCTGETLWAPEVQWLEGQWHMWLTVVPGIYRDWNAPRFIVHLTSPDLKTWTCGDRLELGSDRVIDASVLALPKGGYRLFFNDERQNKAIVTADSPDLVHWTIRDRLTQTPGEGPKAFRWKGRYWLISDAWKGLLVMRSDDGEQWFTQPGHILATPGRHPTDRAKGQHPDIIVAGTRAYILYFVHQEGEEEAKANPDWKRRTVLQIAELREKDGVISVDRDAPVHVRLKL; this is encoded by the coding sequence GTGATCACACCGTTGCTGCTGCTGGCGGCTGCCGCCAGCGGGCCGGTAGCGCCCAAGCCGCTGTTCCGCGATCCCGTCCATGACGGCGCGGCCGACGCCTCGACCGTGCGCGACGCGCAGACCGGCGAGTGGGTGATGTTCTACACCAACCGCCGCGCCGACCTTCCGCAGGACGACGCCAGCGATGTCCGCTGGGTCCATGGCACTGCGATCGGCGTCGCCCGATCGAAGGACGGGGCCGCATGGCGCTACACCGGCACGGCGGATATTCCCGGCAGCTGCACCGGCGAAACCCTCTGGGCGCCCGAGGTGCAATGGCTCGAAGGCCAGTGGCATATGTGGCTGACCGTCGTACCGGGCATCTATCGCGACTGGAACGCGCCGCGCTTCATCGTCCACCTGACCAGCCCGGACCTCAAGACATGGACCTGCGGCGATCGGCTCGAACTGGGCTCCGACCGGGTGATCGATGCGAGCGTACTGGCGCTGCCGAAAGGTGGCTACCGCCTCTTCTTCAATGACGAAAGGCAGAACAAGGCGATCGTCACCGCCGACAGCCCGGACCTCGTCCACTGGACAATCAGGGACCGGCTGACCCAAACGCCGGGCGAAGGGCCGAAGGCTTTCCGCTGGAAGGGCCGCTACTGGCTTATCTCCGACGCGTGGAAGGGGCTGCTGGTCATGCGCTCCGATGATGGCGAACAATGGTTCACCCAGCCGGGTCATATCCTCGCAACCCCCGGCCGCCATCCGACCGACCGCGCCAAGGGCCAGCATCCCGACATCATCGTCGCCGGGACGCGCGCCTATATTCTCTATTTCGTGCATCAGGAGGGTGAGGAGGAAGCGAAAGCCAATCCCGACTGGAAACGTCGCACCGTGCTCCAGATCGCCGAACTCCGGGAGAAGGACGGGGTCATCAGCGTCGATCGCGACGCGCCCGTTCATGTCCGCCTGAAACTCTGA
- a CDS encoding SGNH/GDSL hydrolase family protein: MTGRTMLGATLLLALATTPAQAQHWSRSWMAAPLVSKAPPEKRPDLANRTLRQVVRISSGGQRIRLRLSNEMSTQPLLLGAVHVAIAGENGETLPGTDHVVTFNQAQGATIPARAPLLSDPIAMAVKPLTRLSISIHLPQGAPDATVHSYSAATGWTAPGDQTTVISLSNSATLGPRVIISGVEVESRKPGTTIVTLGDSITDGVRATPDSNRRWPDLLAERLQKAGRTSIGVANAGISANRLLSEGDGYNALARFDSDVLAVPGVTHVVILEGVNDLGNAARSQQPMLPPEALIGAYRQMIARAHHRGVKVILATILPYKGAGYWSAEGDAARMAVNKWIRDNQEADAFVDLDKAIADPADPARMAKAYDVGDALHPNDEGFRAMAAAFDLKLFQ, from the coding sequence ATGACGGGACGGACGATGCTTGGCGCGACGCTGCTGCTCGCGCTCGCCACGACGCCGGCGCAGGCACAGCATTGGTCGCGTAGCTGGATGGCCGCGCCGCTTGTGTCGAAGGCGCCGCCGGAAAAGCGTCCCGACCTCGCCAACCGCACCCTGCGGCAGGTCGTCCGCATCAGCAGCGGCGGCCAGCGCATCCGCCTGCGCCTGTCCAACGAAATGTCGACCCAGCCCCTGCTGCTGGGCGCCGTCCATGTCGCGATCGCGGGCGAAAATGGCGAAACGCTGCCCGGCACCGACCATGTCGTGACCTTCAACCAGGCGCAGGGCGCGACCATCCCCGCCCGCGCACCCTTGTTGAGCGATCCGATCGCGATGGCGGTGAAGCCGCTCACGCGCCTCTCCATCAGCATCCACCTGCCGCAGGGCGCGCCCGATGCGACCGTCCACAGCTATTCCGCCGCCACTGGCTGGACCGCACCGGGCGACCAGACGACGGTCATCAGCCTGTCGAACTCCGCGACGCTCGGCCCCCGCGTCATCATTTCCGGGGTCGAGGTGGAAAGCCGCAAACCCGGCACCACCATCGTCACTCTTGGTGATTCCATCACCGACGGCGTGCGCGCCACCCCAGACAGCAACCGCCGCTGGCCCGACCTGCTGGCCGAGCGCCTGCAAAAAGCGGGGCGGACATCGATCGGCGTCGCCAATGCCGGGATCAGCGCCAACCGGCTGCTGTCCGAAGGCGACGGTTACAATGCCCTTGCCCGGTTCGACAGCGACGTGCTGGCGGTGCCCGGCGTCACCCATGTCGTGATCCTGGAAGGGGTCAACGACCTGGGCAATGCCGCCCGCAGCCAGCAGCCGATGCTGCCGCCCGAAGCGCTGATCGGCGCCTATCGCCAGATGATCGCCCGCGCCCATCACCGGGGCGTGAAGGTCATCCTCGCCACCATCCTGCCCTATAAGGGCGCGGGCTATTGGAGCGCGGAGGGCGACGCCGCCCGCATGGCGGTGAACAAATGGATTCGCGACAACCAGGAGGCGGACGCCTTCGTCGATCTCGACAAGGCGATCGCCGACCCCGCCGACCCCGCACGCATGGCCAAAGCCTATGATGTGGGCGACGCGCTCCACCCCAATGACGAGGGGTTCCGGGCGATGGCCGCCGCCTTCGACCTCAAGCTGTTCCAGTGA
- a CDS encoding MFS transporter has translation MTDIAQSAPRPVRLQNYLAYGSNDVLGAGSMAVISGWVLIFYTQFCGLTAGQAATIFAVARILDAFASPMIGYISDHFGSTWLGRRFGRRRFFILAAIPLLPSFALMWLPGQGFWYYLVSYVLFELVYAMEIIPFETLAAEMSTDYRTKAKFAGSRILFGQASAILAGFLPLWLINALGRDSADTFFYMGLIFATLFMVTAGLLYLFSWERHMPGSLEALPERTQGGGAGQALKALYRNLFSTMRIRAFRLHLGMYLGGYISQDIFNAAFTFFVIFALAGSTAIASGLLGTMYIVQFVAVIIAINLALRASPSRAYQVAAADFAVGVFALIGLWLLGVPATSPWIWLPIILSGLGRGALNYIPWATYNYMADVDEIVTGQRREGSFAGVMTFVRKATQAAAVAGVGFIMQAGGFVSGAQAQSQDAILTMALLLGIGTVGCLSFGIWVSTRFRLSPATHDILMREIEHLRGGARTPSSPGARHVVEDLSGWRYDQLWGNNPVAQSAAH, from the coding sequence GTGACCGACATAGCCCAATCCGCACCCCGGCCCGTCCGCCTGCAAAACTACCTCGCCTATGGCTCCAACGACGTGCTGGGCGCAGGGTCGATGGCGGTCATTTCGGGCTGGGTGCTGATCTTCTACACCCAGTTCTGCGGCCTGACGGCCGGGCAGGCGGCCACCATCTTCGCGGTGGCGCGCATCCTCGACGCCTTCGCCTCGCCGATGATCGGCTATATCTCCGACCATTTCGGATCGACCTGGCTGGGCCGCAGGTTCGGCCGCCGCCGCTTCTTCATCCTCGCGGCCATTCCCCTGCTGCCCAGTTTCGCGCTGATGTGGCTGCCGGGACAGGGCTTCTGGTATTATCTGGTCAGCTATGTGCTGTTCGAACTGGTCTATGCGATGGAGATCATCCCGTTCGAAACGCTCGCGGCCGAAATGTCGACCGACTATCGCACCAAGGCGAAGTTCGCCGGATCGCGCATCCTCTTCGGCCAGGCGTCGGCCATCCTCGCGGGCTTCCTGCCGCTCTGGCTCATCAACGCGCTCGGCCGCGACAGCGCCGACACCTTCTTCTACATGGGCCTGATCTTCGCCACCCTGTTCATGGTGACGGCCGGACTGCTCTATCTGTTCAGCTGGGAACGGCATATGCCGGGATCGCTGGAGGCGCTGCCTGAAAGAACGCAGGGCGGCGGCGCGGGGCAGGCGCTCAAGGCGCTTTACCGCAACCTCTTCTCGACCATGCGAATCCGCGCCTTCCGCCTGCACCTCGGCATGTATCTGGGCGGCTATATCAGCCAGGACATTTTCAACGCGGCCTTCACCTTCTTCGTGATCTTCGCGCTGGCCGGTTCCACCGCCATCGCCTCCGGCCTGCTCGGCACCATGTATATCGTCCAGTTCGTCGCGGTCATCATCGCGATCAACCTGGCGCTGCGCGCCTCCCCTAGCCGCGCCTATCAGGTCGCCGCCGCCGACTTCGCCGTGGGCGTATTCGCGCTCATTGGCCTGTGGCTGCTCGGCGTTCCTGCCACGTCCCCCTGGATCTGGCTGCCGATCATCCTGTCGGGCCTGGGCCGCGGCGCGCTCAACTATATCCCCTGGGCGACCTATAATTATATGGCCGACGTGGACGAGATCGTCACGGGCCAGCGGCGCGAGGGCAGCTTCGCCGGGGTCATGACCTTCGTGCGCAAGGCGACGCAGGCCGCCGCCGTCGCGGGCGTGGGCTTCATCATGCAGGCGGGCGGCTTCGTCTCCGGCGCGCAGGCGCAGAGCCAGGACGCGATCCTGACGATGGCGCTGCTGCTGGGCATCGGCACGGTGGGTTGCCTGTCCTTCGGCATATGGGTGTCCACCCGCTTTCGCCTCAGCCCCGCAACCCACGACATCCTGATGCGCGAGATCGAACATCTGCGCGGCGGGGCGCGCACGCCCAGTTCGCCCGGCGCGCGACACGTCGTGGAGGATCTGTCGGGCTGGCGCTACGACCAGCTCTGGGGCAACAATCCGGTGGCCCAATCGGCCGCGCATTGA
- a CDS encoding glycoside hydrolase family 88 protein → MAALNHDVPRQQVVESIDRLMDNLVNIKDETGEFLLHLEDGRIIDTKGWAGWEWTHGVGLFGMWRYFEQTGDYKALEIIKQWFEDRFAEGTPTKNINTMAPFITLAYLYEFEPDPRYIPYLDTWAEWLMAPDGLPKTEEGGFQHIVYNDENPGEMWDDTLMMSVLPLAKIGLLLNRPAYIEEAKRQFLVHIKYLFDTKTGLWFHGWDFNGRHNFAEALWARGNCWVTIAIPEIIEILDLPEGDFFRTFLIDTLAAQVKTLAETQDAETGLWHTLIVDPTSYLEASATAGFAYGILKAVRKGYLPRHYEDVGIRAVRGVLANIDESGELQQVSFGTAMGDTQQFYKDIALTSMPYGQSLAICALGEFLRTYI, encoded by the coding sequence GTGGCCGCTCTCAATCATGATGTACCGCGCCAGCAGGTCGTCGAGTCCATCGACCGGCTGATGGACAATCTCGTCAATATCAAGGACGAGACCGGCGAATTCCTGCTCCATCTGGAAGATGGCCGCATCATCGACACCAAGGGCTGGGCCGGATGGGAATGGACCCATGGCGTCGGCCTGTTCGGCATGTGGCGCTATTTCGAGCAGACCGGCGACTACAAGGCGCTGGAGATCATCAAGCAGTGGTTTGAGGATCGCTTCGCCGAAGGCACACCGACCAAGAATATCAACACGATGGCGCCGTTCATCACGCTCGCCTATCTGTATGAGTTCGAACCCGACCCGCGCTATATCCCCTATCTCGATACTTGGGCCGAATGGCTGATGGCGCCGGACGGCCTGCCCAAGACCGAGGAAGGCGGGTTCCAGCACATCGTCTATAATGACGAAAATCCGGGCGAGATGTGGGACGACACGCTGATGATGTCGGTCCTGCCGCTGGCCAAGATTGGCCTGCTGCTGAACCGCCCCGCCTATATCGAGGAAGCCAAGCGCCAGTTCCTGGTCCATATCAAATATCTCTTCGATACGAAGACCGGGCTCTGGTTCCACGGCTGGGACTTCAACGGCCGCCACAATTTCGCCGAGGCGCTGTGGGCGCGCGGCAATTGCTGGGTGACGATCGCCATTCCCGAGATCATCGAGATTCTCGACCTGCCCGAAGGCGACTTCTTCCGCACCTTCCTGATCGACACGCTGGCGGCGCAGGTGAAGACGCTCGCCGAAACGCAGGACGCGGAAACCGGCCTGTGGCACACGCTGATCGTCGATCCGACCAGCTATCTGGAAGCATCGGCCACCGCCGGTTTCGCCTATGGCATATTGAAGGCCGTGCGGAAGGGCTATCTACCCCGCCATTACGAGGACGTCGGCATCAGGGCGGTGCGCGGCGTGCTGGCCAATATCGACGAGAGCGGCGAATTGCAGCAGGTCAGCTTCGGCACCGCGATGGGCGATACCCAGCAATTCTACAAGGACATCGCGCTCACCTCCATGCCCTATGGCCAGAGCCTGGCCATCTGCGCCCTGGGTGAATTCCTGCGCACCTATATCTGA
- a CDS encoding beta-galactosidase → MRSLIAALALGTMLATPLLAQQAKPTANLSAPVKTFGRVSYDARSLMIDGKRMVIWSSEFHHFRLPSPDLWRDILQKMKASGFNSVAVYFDWGFHSPKKGVYDFSGIRDIDRLLTIAEEEGLYVITRAGPYVNAELSRGGFPGWLVNQRARARTDDPDYLAAADEWLTKVNAIIAKHQINTDPRRKYGVILHQIENELAMTTPAQRRYMDHLYAKARADGITVPLFHNDQGRNGYWSPASSKVEKVVHGPNDMYAFDGYPGGTCTVTGQPTRGSAAPDWGFYGPGGAKGGASASPDTPGFLAEFGGGWFDYWGSNGGYECNAVQRGKRFQRVFYGTNLANGIGIQSFYMGYGGTSWGWLPAPVVFTSYDYGSAISEPREVREKALEMKQLGGLIASVPDMAGMIPAGTPAISSPNIQVYHNKSPETDARFLMVTHKPSNGQTSDSFSFTADLPDGRYTVPMQLNGFDAKWLVAGVTLGGQRLVYSTSELQSAQVIDKADLVLFYGRAGEPGETVLRYASAPRVTVLEGSATSAFDAAKGDLKLSYTHRGRAVVRVEGGDRPPLTLILADEAEGARYWREQDVLVRGPALVRSAVGKGGTLALTGDTAEASPLEIWASRAVRSITWNGAKVATKSTAIGSLAAVQPLTGPGDVTLPALTDWRMAKGSPEADPAFDDSAWQAVDNRSYASITARPDGQPNMSMDAYGFHDGDVWYRGRFTGSPDARALSLYYGAGGSGLVQVWVDGKFIGEGETPGGLPRPITTGTARFTLPAEAQAPGEHVISVMVRNNGHNWDLDSDDFHKEARGLISASLEGGPSGRSFAVPIAWKIQGKQGGEDLPDTARGPANNGGLFGERKGWHLPGFNDSAWTKASVPATHAEAGTSWYRTSFALNLPKGQDATIGLSFGDSEKPRSPVRYRVLIFVNGWNMGQFIAHVGPQRTFPIPEGILNHRGRNQIALAVTSDGAPGDALESVRLVTLRNVKGGLPVQMVAAPNAPSDLKEIK, encoded by the coding sequence ATGCGCTCCCTCATCGCCGCCCTCGCCCTTGGCACCATGCTGGCCACGCCGCTGCTCGCACAGCAGGCGAAGCCCACCGCCAATCTGTCCGCGCCGGTCAAGACCTTCGGCCGCGTCTCCTATGACGCCCGGTCGCTGATGATCGACGGCAAGCGGATGGTGATCTGGTCGTCCGAATTCCACCATTTCCGCCTGCCCTCGCCCGATCTGTGGCGCGACATCCTCCAGAAGATGAAGGCCAGCGGCTTCAACAGCGTCGCCGTCTATTTCGACTGGGGTTTCCACAGCCCGAAAAAGGGCGTGTACGACTTCTCCGGCATCCGCGACATCGACCGGCTGCTGACCATTGCGGAGGAGGAAGGCCTCTACGTCATCACCCGCGCCGGTCCCTATGTGAATGCCGAACTGTCGCGCGGCGGCTTTCCCGGCTGGCTGGTCAACCAGCGCGCCCGCGCCCGCACCGACGATCCCGATTATCTGGCGGCCGCCGACGAATGGCTGACCAAGGTCAACGCGATCATCGCGAAGCACCAGATCAACACTGATCCCAGGCGCAAATATGGCGTCATCCTGCACCAGATCGAGAATGAGCTGGCGATGACCACCCCGGCGCAGCGTCGCTACATGGATCATCTCTATGCCAAGGCCCGCGCCGACGGCATTACCGTGCCGCTGTTCCATAACGACCAGGGCCGCAACGGCTACTGGTCGCCGGCAAGCAGCAAGGTCGAGAAGGTCGTCCACGGCCCCAACGACATGTATGCGTTCGACGGCTATCCCGGCGGCACCTGCACCGTCACCGGCCAGCCGACGCGCGGGTCGGCCGCGCCCGACTGGGGCTTTTATGGTCCCGGCGGGGCGAAGGGCGGCGCATCCGCATCGCCCGATACGCCGGGCTTCCTTGCCGAGTTCGGCGGCGGCTGGTTCGACTATTGGGGATCGAACGGCGGCTATGAGTGCAACGCGGTCCAGCGCGGCAAGCGGTTCCAGCGCGTCTTCTACGGCACCAACCTCGCCAACGGCATTGGCATCCAGAGCTTCTACATGGGCTATGGCGGCACCAGCTGGGGCTGGCTGCCTGCGCCCGTGGTGTTCACCAGCTATGATTATGGCTCCGCCATCTCCGAACCACGCGAGGTACGGGAAAAGGCGCTGGAGATGAAGCAGCTGGGCGGCCTGATCGCCTCCGTCCCCGACATGGCGGGGATGATCCCGGCAGGGACACCGGCGATCAGTTCACCCAATATCCAGGTCTATCATAATAAAAGCCCGGAAACGGACGCGCGCTTCCTGATGGTGACGCACAAGCCATCCAACGGGCAGACCAGCGACAGCTTCAGCTTCACCGCCGACCTGCCCGATGGCCGCTATACCGTGCCGATGCAATTGAACGGCTTCGACGCGAAATGGCTGGTCGCGGGCGTGACGCTGGGCGGGCAGCGGCTGGTCTATTCGACCTCCGAACTCCAGTCCGCGCAGGTCATCGACAAGGCCGACCTGGTCCTCTTCTACGGCCGCGCCGGGGAGCCTGGCGAGACGGTGCTGCGCTACGCTTCCGCGCCCAGGGTGACGGTGCTGGAAGGCAGCGCGACCAGCGCCTTCGACGCTGCGAAGGGCGACCTCAAGCTCAGCTACACCCATCGGGGCCGCGCGGTCGTGCGGGTCGAGGGCGGCGATCGTCCGCCGTTGACGCTGATTCTCGCCGACGAGGCGGAAGGCGCGCGCTACTGGCGCGAACAGGATGTGCTGGTGCGCGGTCCCGCGCTGGTCCGCAGCGCAGTCGGCAAGGGCGGAACGCTGGCGCTGACCGGCGATACTGCCGAGGCCAGCCCGCTCGAAATCTGGGCCTCCAGGGCGGTTCGGTCCATCACATGGAACGGCGCGAAGGTAGCAACCAAATCGACAGCGATCGGCAGCCTCGCCGCCGTGCAGCCGCTCACCGGTCCCGGCGACGTTACCCTGCCGGCGCTCACCGACTGGCGCATGGCCAAGGGATCGCCCGAAGCCGATCCGGCCTTCGACGACAGCGCATGGCAGGCGGTCGACAACCGGTCCTATGCCAGCATCACCGCCCGGCCCGATGGCCAGCCCAACATGAGCATGGACGCCTATGGCTTCCATGACGGCGACGTCTGGTATCGCGGCCGCTTCACCGGCTCGCCCGACGCCAGGGCGCTCTCGCTCTATTATGGCGCGGGCGGTTCGGGGCTGGTGCAAGTCTGGGTCGACGGCAAGTTCATCGGCGAAGGCGAAACGCCCGGCGGCCTGCCCCGCCCGATCACCACCGGCACCGCGCGCTTCACCCTGCCCGCCGAGGCACAGGCACCCGGCGAGCATGTCATATCGGTCATGGTCCGCAACAACGGCCATAACTGGGATCTGGACAGCGACGATTTCCACAAGGAAGCGCGCGGCCTGATCTCCGCCTCGCTGGAAGGCGGTCCCAGCGGTCGCAGCTTCGCCGTGCCGATCGCATGGAAGATCCAGGGCAAGCAAGGCGGCGAGGATCTGCCCGACACCGCCCGTGGCCCCGCCAACAATGGCGGCCTCTTTGGCGAGCGCAAGGGCTGGCACCTGCCCGGCTTCAACGACAGCGCATGGACCAAGGCCAGCGTCCCCGCGACCCATGCGGAGGCCGGAACCAGCTGGTACCGCACCAGCTTCGCGCTGAACCTTCCCAAGGGGCAGGACGCCACCATCGGCCTGAGCTTCGGCGATTCCGAAAAGCCGCGCTCGCCGGTCCGCTATCGCGTGCTGATCTTCGTCAATGGCTGGAACATGGGCCAGTTCATCGCCCATGTCGGCCCGCAACGCACCTTCCCCATTCCCGAAGGCATATTGAACCACCGGGGCCGGAACCAGATCGCGCTTGCCGTCACGTCCGACGGCGCGCCGGGCGATGCGCTCGAAAGTGTGCGCCTCGTCACCCTACGCAACGTCAAAGGCGGTCTGCCAGTGCAGATGGTCGCCGCGCCAAATGCACCTTCAGACCTCAAGGAGATCAAATAA
- a CDS encoding L-rhamnose mutarotase, translating into MTVHAFKMQLKPGVVEEYRRRHDEIWPELSTLLSDSGIYDYSIFLDEETLSLFAVLKLREDNSRETLPDHPVMGRWWDYMAPLMEVQPSNQPKEWPLPLLFHMD; encoded by the coding sequence ATGACTGTCCACGCCTTCAAGATGCAGCTGAAGCCCGGCGTGGTCGAGGAATATCGGCGGCGTCATGACGAAATCTGGCCCGAACTGTCCACTTTGCTGTCCGATTCGGGTATCTACGACTATTCGATCTTCCTCGACGAAGAGACGCTAAGCCTGTTCGCAGTGCTCAAGCTGCGAGAAGACAACAGCCGCGAAACGCTGCCCGATCATCCGGTGATGGGGCGCTGGTGGGACTATATGGCGCCGCTAATGGAGGTGCAGCCCAGCAACCAGCCGAAGGAATGGCCGCTCCCCCTGCTGTTCCATATGGACTGA